ttgtccatcacatcattcttctaatgatgtgatcccgttatcaatgacatccccatgtccatagccaggaaaccatgactatctgttgatcaacgagctagtcaactagaggctcactagtgacacattgtggtctatgtattcacacatgtattacggtttccggataatacaattaaagcatgaacaatagacaattatcatgaacaaggaaatataataatcattttattattgcctctagggcatatttccaacactaataaaattacatccatCGCTACTTCCAATGAGTTTCGGTCTGTGCAAgaatccggcacggtactaccgctcataggaagtggtactaccgcgtagggtgcgAAAGTCAAAAATTacttccgcccctacttccgcgcaTGCCGGCGTTCTGGGCTAGAGACCACAGTACTACCGCTcgctgggagcggtactaccgcacgacgTGGTACTACCGCTAccttgagcggtactaccatggaccACTGCGGTATTACCATGGAccgctgcggtactactgctcccttgagcagtactaccgcacgccacaaAGCAGTAGCACTTGGAGGCCTTCATCTTTGTAAAGACAAGGGAAAACGACAGGTACTCCAATgaagcaaaggaaaggtggtgcaaaggaacagatgtgtacgtgttATTCCACCCCAACCTTTTCgaagcagaccccctcttaatagtacggatttcctacgactcaaatccaccgaaaagaaacatagagaaacgccgtcttcgataggctccgaggggtaccgaatcatcttgtgcctagacatgagatatctgaaatgcttaatgcacacgattagtccacaaatgcattgccatcaatcaccaaaaccacttagggagaaatatgcccttacattgGCCCACTCCTAAGAGACCTGTTTTTTGACagtttgtttgaccgttaacttaTATGTGGGTCTCACATATAagctctttcttcttcctcctatttattctccctctccttccctatCTCTCACTGTCCCGAGCCATGGGCGGCCATAGTGATGGCCGGAGGACCTCGAGCAGCCACAACCGGCACGACGGCCGCCACAGGTCGCACGATGGCGCGCCGAGGAGGCTGCACAGCGCCAGCCACCTTGAGCGGCCCCACGCCCATCTGCAGCGCGCAAGTGCTGCAGCTCCTTGCCAGCACGGCCGACGCCGCTACTGGAGTTTGCCATGGATTCCTCACCTAGCTCCCTCACCTCCTATCGGCCTAGTCTGACGGCTGCCTCGCCATGGACGCCCGACCATAGCACCTGCTCGCGCTGCTCGGCAACCCAACACAATGCCGGCCATGGTGCCACCCCGACCCGGAGGTCCTCGGGACGTAGCAGCATCTGCTGTCTTGCCCGCCACCCCTGCTGCCACGCCCCGCCATGGTCAGCCATGAGCAGCGGAACAACGGGAGCTACCACGTGCAGCAGGGGGAGCAGCGGCTCCGCCGTGTGCAGCAGCCGGAACGCCCTCGAGCTTCGGCTGCAAAGCAAGGTCGGACGACGCGCACATGGTCCCTTCGTTGGCTCCCGCGAGCTTGTCGCCGGcggggacccgattgctttttataCTTTTTCGCACGGACCCGATTGCTTTAAAAAAATTACAGGGACCTGATTgcctttttttttcttatttctaGGGACATGAAAGTCTTTCAAAAATATGTGGGGCCCATGTATCATGGCCTGTTAACGGTCAACCTAACGGTCAAAGCTATCAGTCAATCTGACAAGTGGACCCAAGTTGTCATAATTTTGCTTAAAACTTAATGGTTCAATCAGTATTTTTTGGAACAACCAACCAAATTTATGGTAGcattttaaaaaattaaaaaaagcgaTAATTTTTTACAAACATACATAGCTTGTAATGAGGTAGTTTTTTGCTATATACTCCAGCCCGAGCTAGCTTACGCGGCACACCACACCACGAGGTGCATGCAGAGAAAAGAAGTCGACTGCTTGGTACTGGTAGTCAGTCCCAATTTCTAGAGGTACTGCTGCCAAAAAGGTTCCTCGAAAATAATGGCGCGAAATGGGGGGATGCTAAGGCCAACGAATCGATTTTGGCCTTGAAGAGTGTTTACATACAGCGGCTAGAAAGACTTGATTTGACAACCTCAGCCTCATCGGCGCATGCGGACGCGGAGGCCTTGGTCTATTCTTGGGCAGGAGCAATAGGCCGCCATTGATTACGCCACAGTTCTCTCTCTCGCCACCACGCTCCCTCCCACACGCTCCCGAATTCTCTGCCCACACCACCCGCGAGCGCACACACGCGCGCGACCCTGAGTCTTCTCCGTTTCCGGGGTTGCGCGCGCTGCGTCTGCCTTCCCTGCGCTGCGTTCCTCTCGACGACAACAACGTGTGCTGGCCGGCCAGCGAACGCCTCCCGCGCGCCCGACAAGCACCGGGTTGCAGCTTCGTGGCTGCGacctcgccgcctccgcccgccgtcGTCAACCGGTGGCGCCGGCGGGCTGGCTCCCCGGCACCGTCCCGGACATGGCCGGAGCGCCACCCCTCCCCGCGCGCCTGCTGTCGATCGCCGTCTGCCTCCTCCTGCTCCCGCCCGCCGCCCACCCCGCGCGCCAGCTAGCTGAcaccgacgccgccgccgacgcgcTCCTCAAGCTGAAGGACGGCATCAAGGACGACGCCGGCGTGCTGCGCAACTGGTCGCCGGGCACACGCCCCTGCGCCGGCGCCGGCTCCAGCTGGGCGGGCGTCATATGCCACAAGGGTGAAGTGACGGGCCTGCAGCTGGAGAACATGGCTTTGTCCGGCACGATCGACCTGCGCCCGCTCAAGGGCCTCCGCGGCCTCCGCTCGGTTAGTTTCATGGACAATCAGTTCACCGGCCCCATGCCCGACGTGAACGAGCTCCCCGGGCTTCGCGCCATCTTCCTCTCCGGGAACAAGTTCTCCGGCGAGATCCCTGCCGACGCGTTCGACGGGATGAGCTCGCTCAAGAAGGTGGCCCTGTCCAAGAACAATTTCTCCGGCCCAATCCCGGCCTCGCTCGCCGGCGTGCCCAAGCTCATGGACCTGCTGCTCGATGATAACAAGTTCCAGGGCAAAATCCCTGACCTCCCGCAGAAGGAATTAAAGGTCGTCAATGTCGCTAACAATGAGCTGGAGGGGGAGATTCCGGCGAGCCTCAAATCCATGGGCGCCGCCATGTTTGCCGGTGAGCAAAATACGTATGCACATTACCGGACGGCCTAGTTGGTTGGTGCTGCAACGTCGACGAACGACGGCGCATGTATGTCTGGCCCTGACATTGTCCTTCGGTGCAGGCAATAAGAAGCTCTGCGGTGGATTACTTGACCAGAAATGCGCGGCCCCGCCGACGTCACTGACTCCGGCACCCGCTAAAACGGAAACGCCTCCGTCGTCTCCGCCGCCAGCGCCTGCTAAAACGGAAACGCCTCCGTCGTCTGACAAAGGCGGAGCCCAGCCGTCGGCACCGGCAGTCCCGGCGGCAGATAAAACGACGGGCCCGCCGGCAGACAAGGCCGCACAAGATGCTGCTCCTAAGGAGCCCACCGAGGGCTCTATGTCCTACGGCGTCCTGGTGGCAATCCTCGGCGTGCTGGCTCTCATGGGCTTCGCGCTCTTGGCGCTTCAGAGGCGGCGGCGAGAGTACGACACCGAGAACTTCGGCCCGTCGATCTCGAAGAAGCCCTCGATGAGGAAGATCAACGCAGAGCCAACGAAGGGCGACTCGGGGCGCATGGTCGCAACGGCAGGCGCCCCTACCGCCGCAACTGCTTCGGCAGCCGGAGGCGGCACGCGTAAGGCGGGGGAGCAGGGGCGGCTGACGTTCGTGCGCGAGGACCGGGGCAGGCTATTCGAGCTGCAGGACCTGCTCAAGGCGACGGCGGAGGTGCTGGGCGGCAACGCCGGCTCCAACCTCGGCCTGTGCTACCGCGCGACCCTGACCGGCGGGCAGTCCATCGTGGTGAAGCGGTTCAAGGAGATGAACCGCGTGGGAAGGGAGGAGTTCGAGGAGCACATGCGGCGGCTGGGGCGGCTCTCCCACCCCAACCTCCTCCCGCTCGTCGCCTACTACTACCGCAAGGAGGAGAAGCTCCTGATGCACGACTACGTCCAGAACAAGAGCCTCGCCCACCTCCTCCACGGCGAGGGGCGCGGGGTGAAGAAGGCGGTGGTGCACTGGGCGGCGCGGCTCAAGATCATCAAGGGCGTGGCGAGCGCGCTGAGCTACATGTACGACGAGCTGCCGATGCTGACGGTGCCGCACGGCCACCTCAAGTCCTCCAACATCCTGCTGGACGAGCGCTTCGAGCCGCTGATGACCGACTACGCGCTGGTGCCGGTGATGAACCATTCCCACGCCGCGCAGCTCATGGTGGCCTTCAAGTCGCCCGAGCGGAAGCAGTTCGGCAAGTCGTCCAAGAAGAGCGACGTCTGGTGCCTCGGGCTCCTCATCCTCGAGATCCTCACGGGGCGGCCGCCGTCATACGACCTGAAGGCGTCGGCGGCGCCGGAGCAGGAGCAGCAGAACCCGAACGACCTCGCCGGCCTCGTGGCGTCGACGCCGGAGGAGAAGTGGCTGCGGACGGTGGTGGACCCGGACCTCAGGTTCGACGACGAGGCGGACAAGGAGGCGGCGGTGAAGCTGATCAAGATCGGCTTGGCGTGCTGCGACGGCAACGCGGAGAGCCGGTCGGAGCTCAAGGACGCGGTGAAGGGGATCGAGGAGCTCAAGGCCAAAGGACGCGGCGACAGGGAGGACAACTCCTTCTACTCGTCGATAAGCGACGGCACCGAGCGCGACGAGGACTTCACCAATGTCGCCATCCACTGATCGGTCGTCCATGGATCCATGCATGCTCACACATCAACACACGTCCGTCTAACGACCCAACTATGCACGCTCCGTACATGGAGCCAACACTAAACATGGACCTAGCACGTACTGATCTGCACTCTACCTTAATTCGATGTTCAGTGGTAGCAGTAATTTGGTAATTAAATCTTCTCTCAGTTCACCATCTGTAGTTTTTCTTTAACACAGTTCTCCGTCTTTAGTTTTTTTTAACACAGTTCTCCATCTTTAGCTAATTGATTGATTAACTGGTCTCAGTGTTCATCTGATGTTCTCTAAGCGGATTAGGGATTCAGAATTTCAGAACATTTTTGGGTTGTGTTTTAGTACAGATCCTGTTCACAGTTGTAAAATTTAGGGCCTTTTGGTTCACATAATTCTAAAATCACGGGCAGTAGAAAAAACGCAAAGATTGAAATGTCATGCTCGCATCATATGAAATCCTACAGGATTTTGGCCTATTTGATTGTGTCATGGAAAAAATAAGAGTCAATTACATCGCTGGTGCTTAAACTTGGCGCACACAATCACTTTGGTGCTTGAAATACATTGAACTGGTGCAGCAACTTGGCTCAGACGTGCAGATATAGTGCTAATCACATTTGGGTATGAAATCGATGTTGACTTGGCGTGCCAGCGTGGCATGGGCCCCACGGAGGTCTGTGGCCTTTTTTGTGAAAACCCCCTCGAAAAATTTATTTCTCACAAAAAGCCCCTATCAACATGACAGCCCCCATTTCATTTTGACTCTATGACATGTGAGGCCCGCCTGTCAATACGTGAAAATAAAAACGGATCAGAAGCCTCCGCATCTCGAACTCAAGACCAATTGCAGGATAGCTAGCCGTCCAAATAACTCCACCATTCACCTTTGCAATGAGAATTACTGATGGCAGTCTTTAATGTACTACAAGGAGGACGCATCAGGGACTTCTATGAGCTGCAAATAGCATGGCACATTTTGCACGCGCTAACTTTTTAAAACATTTGTAAAACATGAGTAATAAAAATGATGTGCATATATTATATACAAACATgagtaataaaaataatgtgcataTATTATATACAAACAATGATTAGTAAATAAAATTATTTCAGTATACACACATGTATTATAAAAATGTTTGGTAAATATGGACATTTAAATATTTAttaaataaaatatttaatggATACAAAAGAATATACACTTGTAACTTATATTTAATTATACAAAATGATGAATAAAACGTTCATGCGGTATAATTTTCACTCCTGATTTATATTCAAAAATATTATATAATTTAGACATTAGCCACGAATGAATATTCATATGAaattttaaatttaaatttgaatatatttttacAAACATTGAACTATTAAAATGTGTATATAATTATGGAAATATTTGTATAATtagaaaaatactccctccgttcccaaatatttgtctttctagatatttcaacaaatgactacatacggagcaaaatgaatgaatctatactctaaaatatgtctacatgcatccgtatgttgtgtccatttgaaatgtctagaaagacaaatatttgagaacggagggagtagtttggagTTGTAATGTTAAAATACTTGTATTGTTATTAATTATCCCCAAAATTGtaattcatgaatattatttaaaATATATGAATATTTTAAAATAATACGTGAACAATTATGAAACGTAAGTTATTTAGTTTGTATATATAATATTTATATGACATGAATAATTAAACATTATTTTTATTACTGAGATTATAATTTACATACCTTTTACAAATTTCTAAAAAACAACAGGTGCAAATGGGCCGCATCCGCATTCATCACAGTCTGTTTGTTCCGCTACATTAAGTGTAGTTATCCATTGTGTGGCACCACTAAATTTCTTTATTATCCATTTTGTTACGTGAATACTGGAAGTTGTAGTGGCTACGTCCTAGTGTGCAAGGAATGGTCGAGGGTTCGAGACACGGGAGTTTGATTTTTCGTTAATTTTCACACTTCACTAACACCCACCTCTCGTAGagctgaaaataaaataaaatgtcaatTTAAGGGGGTTTtgcaataaaaacaaaaaaaacaggcCACACGCACTCCGCTCTGCCTTCCTGTCACTGACAGCAGTCTCGATGCCACATTGGCATGCCAAGTCAGCATCACTTCGTATACAAGCGTGATTTGCACGCCCGAGCCAAGTTTTTGCACCGGTTCAATGTATGTGACAAGTTCTAGCACCAAAGTGACCATTTGCGGCAAGTTCAAGCACCACCGGTGCAATTGACTCAAAAAACAAAATAATTCTTTCCAACAGGTTTGAGAGGAAGGAAAAAAACACCTCCCCTCACACAGGAGACGAGGAGGGATCTCTCACCGCCACCGCCATTTTCCCATCCCCTTCCTGGCCTCCGGCAGAGGACGCGGTCGAGCAAAGCCTCGTCGACGTCGGCAGCTGCGAGGCGTTTCACATCCTTGCACAGGGCGCCGGTACGAGGCGGTGCCGTTAGGTTGGGACGTTGTGCTGGTGAAGGAAGCGGTGGTGCGGCTTTAGTGGCTTGGTGGGTCTATGTTGGGCTTCCAGAACATGTTTCTAGATTAATTCAAAATTTCTGAACCACTCCCACTCAAAACCTACCTTCCGAATTCCCAAGCGACTTCATTTGGAATTTGAGAAACCCACATAGGGCACTTTGCCTATAACGACGCAGTTTTCTTTGTAGTGCCCTGTTTGACACTATAGTGACCCGGTTTTCCTATAGCAGTACTGTAGCATTTTTGTTGAAAAAGTCGCAAGTATTTCTTGAAAATTTGTGAGCCAAAATTTAAAatgtttttaaaattcatgaacattttttaaaaacgaGATCAATTGTTTTTGGAAACATGAATAGTTTTTTGAACAAATTTgatttgaaaacacaaacatttttttgaaaatgtgatttgttttttgaaaatttgtacattttttggaaaaaaatgtcAATGATTTCAGAAaacgcgaacaatttttgaaattttggaaaaattttGAATATTTTAATTTTGTGATTTTgataaaagaaagaaacaaaaatacaaggaaaaggaaaaaacaaaagaaaacaagtaAAGAAAAAACCATGCtaggaaccttctggaaggttgtTGGCTTGTACTGTGCAGTACCCTCAAAGTGGGCCCGCCCATCTCTCGCGCTCGGGTTTGATCGCCTGTGCGACACCTTGACAATTGAACGCAGTGGGCGTTCAATAGGGATTTCAGATCCAAAGCTTATTACCCGAGTGAGCGGTAGTAAGAAATACCCATTGATACCACTGACAAATGTGGCAAACAATTTTAGAAAGAGAAATGCCCATTAATTTTTTTGAAGGTGAAAACCCATGGATAAGCGAACGACTTGGCGGGTCTCTGGCGGGCTTCTAGAACATGAGGATATTGGCAATGAAGCAAACTTCGCTCAAAGAAAAATGGAAGCAAATCGCGGCCGTCGGAACGTGACAATGGCCAGGGCCGGGATTGCAACAACAGGTACTTTGCGTTTCCCCGCGCGCTGTACCGTCAGGTAAGCAGCCATCACTCGCGGGGACTCAAAAAAAAACTCGTGCGGACGATCAAATAACTTTGGAAGGAAACGGAGTGTAATCAATGGAAATCAATTCATGCCCACTCGATATGTATCTGTAGCAATCCCACAAAAAAGGATATCTATCTGTGAGATTTGATTTTCTACTCCGGGTGCACCTACACCCGCATGAACAGTACACTTGAAACAAAACCAAAACAAACTTGACAAAATCTGAAATTTTGGGACATCAAACTAGATCAAAAGTTTTAGCTTCCTGTAAAATTTCGTGACCAAATGACATTCGAGGAGCCCTCAGCAAAAATAACAAAATGTGTGTTCAAAGTTTTGTTCACTGTTGAGGAGTGATTTTTTTTTGCTGAGGACTCCTTGAATGTTATTTGGTCACGAAATTTTGCGGAAAGCTAAAATTTTTAATCTAGTTTGATGtcccaaaatttcagatttttttaattctgttttatatttttcagGTATACTGTTCATGCGGGTGCACATGCACCCGGGGGCAGCCACACCTTTCTCACCTATCTGTAGCAATTAATAGTTGCCCCATATGTAAGCAAGCATTCCCCCCCTACCACCACCACTCTGTCTCTGTGTATATATGCAACGCAAAGCATTCTGTAGTTTCGGCAAAAACCAATCCTCCAAGAAGTATTGAAGCCACAATCATCTTATACATACGGAGTACATGGGGAAGCACGTCCAGGCACTATCGCTCCTTCTCGTATGCTATGCTGTTCATGCACAATGTAAGTGGCACAAACGCGACACCTTCTTCTTGTGCCTTCGTTCGGTTAATTGCTTCATTTCAACTTGAACCCTACCATATAATCGCCTGATCATATGTCCAAGTATTAATAGTGTATTTTTCTTAACATTCGTGCAGGTTGAGCCACATGAGTGCATCACATCGACGACGATACGTGCTACAAGAGTGACACCATCCCGTCGTGCTTTTTGTGTTACCCCGATAACCACTGCTTTATGACGATGGACGACTGCAAAGCCCACTGCATACGACCTCCGGCGGCCGCAATCCCATCTTATGCACGTCCATGAGCGTGGGCGGTTAGTATTAGCTGGAAGAATGTATTAGATTTGTGTGATGTGCCGATGAGGAAGAACTATGGATGAATAAGAGGCAATAAACCACATAGCTGTTTAGTACTCAGCTTTTGTTGACAACTTGCTTTGCAAAGATTGCTGCTAACAAATTCAATTTACTTCCATGGATTAGCGTTTTACGTATGAAAGAGAATATACTGAGAACTTGCTTTGCTTACCGAATCAAAGAAAGAACCAAGATGGCAAAACTCGGCAAGGGCGTCTTGTGGACCTTTAAACCGTCCGCAATCGTTCAGACCGCACAATTCAGATGTGTTTTGCCATCTAATGCGGCCCCTGGATCGGTCTGTAGGCCGGTCCGGACATGTTTTTTTTCACAAACCAAGACacggtgggagggagggaggggggggggggggcgtccggACTGTTGGCACATCCACTCATTTCTGGTTCTTCTTCTTGTGTCTCTGTTGTCCCCTGTAAGTTCTGGTGTGTTGAACATAGTTGTGTGCTATTTTCTGTCCCCGGTGTGTTGTAGTATCTTACTCTTATCTATAATGAAAATGGCTCAGGCTGACGTAAGCCCGCCGTAGCATCGTAAAAAAAAGCGCCTGATTTGCTCGTAATCCCAGTTGGCCAACTGTCCTCGGCTATAAAATCTTGTGCAATGTGCtgatttttcttcttctgaaaTCTACTTTTACATGTCGTTTGTAGCAACTACGTACATGATACACGTTCTTAATTTCCAGACGACTCGCGCTGTATTTCGTGAATTTCCTATATGCGACAATTAAGCTGCAAACACTATCGCAGAAGCTAACACTGTCACACCGTCGGCGCAGCAAGCACTGTCACAGTGCTGATATGCCCCTTATCGTGTGGCTCTCTTTTCACTAGCTAGATTGGACACATGGCTAGTTTCTGTCCTCGCAACAACAGCAAATATGACCAAATTTAGTGGGGAACCAAATGGAAATTTGTGTGGACGCATTGTAGGGTTTGTATAAGAGATAGGGAGAATTTTAGGGCAGAGCGTGCGGGAAAGGTGAGCTCATAGTGCATTGTGGTGATGCTTGCACTCTGTACATTAGCTGAGATTGGCTTATCCATCATTTTCCTTTTCAGGAGCAATTGCCTTCTCATCAGCAAATGGTCTCCTACTAGACTTATCATCGCCGACTAAACAAACCGCAAGTTTGGATTTTTCCCTCGCAAGGGAAAAAGGTGAGTTGTAAAGTcttgtagttttttttttttttgctttctaaCTAATATATTTGGCTCTAAAACAAACAATCGCTCACCACCATCTAATCACATGGATCTATCGGCCTAAATCGCTCCAGTCTTGAGCACCAGCCGTATTTAGCGTGTTAATGTCATACGTAATATCAATATGCAATTAACACCTTGCTTAATATCAGTGTGTGTTGCACGTACACGGTTATTAGTTAACTACAAGAATGTTAAGCACAACCTTTCTAATTGACACGGACCAGTAGTAAATTCATAGGCCTCACTATTACATTCTTATGTTTGAACAAAACAAATGCGTGTGTAGATATATCAACATAGTATTTGAACCCTCAAGTTGTGAATAAAGTATAGAGTCATGCCCAAGTAACGAAGATGTGGTTTGTGGCATTCCTGGCTTTATGGCTTGATGTATGTGGACGCTGGGCTGGCTAGGTTCATACTACTATAAAGAGGCAATGAAACATACTGAGCCTAATAAAAATATAAAATTGATATATGATAGAGTGCGGATTGTACATGCACAAATGGATACACGAGGTATCACAACCACAAATTGTCTTTGAGGAAACTAGTGTATGTTATTGCTTTATATTTGGCTCTGACGTTGTCAAGACAAATTATTCTCTATAACAGACCTTGCTTTGCAAGACAACGACAGTAAGCAAACTAAATGCATGTAAAGTCTCCAAACAACTACCGTGCAAAAAAAAAGTCTCCAAACAAGTAAACTACTCCCTTCAAATAAGAAATACACATCGTTCCAGATATTGATACGATCTGCAAGATTTATCATTGTCCACTACTTTTACTATATGTATGCATATAGCATAAGAAAATTGACACAAAAAATATATTATATTGTGAATATACTTTTCGAGACAAATCTAAACATATGATTTACAAGTTGTCAATCCAAATATTTGAAACAGTATTTATAGTCATAACTTTAAAGTTTGAATAAACATATGTCCAAGGCAACATGTATTTGTGATATGGAGGGAATACTTGTATAATTATGTTACTTTGATTTTGGCGAAGTAGTATGTCCATGAAAATTAAATTAAAACAGATTTTTTGTTCAGTTTAGCCATGCAAGTGAACCACTGGTTCTTCCGCATTAAGGATGACAATGATATTAAAATGATGGGGCGATGGTGCAGTAAGGACGGGAACTGATGCAGTGGCATCTTCAACTTGTACATTCTCATGAGTATTGCATCGACGTGAGAAGATCAAGGGCTCTTGCGCGTCTCCGAGTGAGAACACATGATCTACCCTTCTAGTTAGATCACGTAGTGTCGATGTCATCACATTGTTTCCATGTTGAAATGTTAGCTCGAAGCTCCTCTTCGGTGGTCATAGGCATATATCCAACGTTTGGTTGAATCCGACAACATTGGCATAGGAGTGGTGATTTCGTTTTGTAGACGTTCTCTTGGAGAGGCATGCTCTTTGTTGGGTCTTATGTTGCTCAGTCTATGGATTATGGTCCACGACAATAAGTTTGTGGTAGATTGGAGAACGCGAGATAAGTCCAAAGTAGATGACATTCATTTTCTTAACATTTTGTGAGCAGATTTGTTTGGTGAATGCTTGAAACTATTTTCAGTAATACTGCGCGCGCATCCGAGTTGCATTACATACATGAACATCAAAATGTCATGAAGCGAGGAGTTTTGCACATAATATGTCACATCTTAATCAAGTAGTTTTGTGATACACAAACTTCTTAAATTTGAAAGTATGCTCTAAATTGGATGTTATATATATACCATAGTATGGACGCATACTTATCCATGGCTTAGTATTTTTTTTTCTGATAAATGACGCTTTTTTATTTAGTCCTAATGTTGCAACGGTACAAAAACAACGAGTATACACCCGACATCGCATGGCTAGGATGCACACCATCAATAAAGAAAAAGAGAAGGGCCCATATAGGTAATGGTGAGGTGGACGACACACTGTAGCAAAACATCGACAACTACGACCGCCGTTGAAAAAGTCGAGACTACAAGAAGGTTTGCCAAGGTGACTTCGGCAAGGAAACAATGCATAAACGTTGTCATCTCCGTATACAGACACATACAAGTCAGAAAAGATGCCAACTTCACTCATGGGCATGGGTATCCGGCCTTAACAGGTACAGGGTACATTTTTGTACCTATGGGTAGTGCCCAGACCCTACTCGACCAGTCACGTGTAGGGTATGGGTACAATTATGTGCCCATGGGTatgcccaaacccgacccgatgaTCTTATATGTGGGTCACATGTGCCATAAACCTAAGGTACCGAGTCTTTGTATATAAGGTATGAAGCACTATAGATCCATACCAAAGTCCACATCCATCCTCTACTCCCACTCCCCCAACAATACCCATACATCTGCCTCATAATCACCATTTCCCCAACCCTAGAAACCTATCGGTGGCGTCAATGGACCTAGTAACTACGCGACCAACCGTATTTGATATGTTAATATGCCTGATGGATATCCACCTGGCATCGATACCAGTCTGTATGGGCACATGCATGAATTTTGTTCCCAATGGGTAGGATTCTATGCCCATGAGAAACACGAGCATGAGTACGGAATTACTATACTCGCACCATACCCTACACATTTCCATCCTTAGGTCATAAGTATCATGGGTTTTCATACAGAAGAGAAAAGTCCGACCAAACTCCATACAATACCTTTAATAAGGGAGAGTAAGCTGCGACTTCCACGTATGCGATTATCAGAGCTCGGAGTTTTCGCCCGGACATCAAGACCTGGTACTCAAAGTGCATCACCATAGAATAAGTCCCTTGTGCCAACACCAACTTGCTAGAGAAGAAGTCTTGCCACAATGCCCCGATCTTCATCAAAATCGCAGATCGGGATGAACTCCACACATGAAGAATTTTCTAGCGCACCAGACCTACAATCACAGACCACC
The sequence above is drawn from the Triticum aestivum cultivar Chinese Spring chromosome 7A, IWGSC CS RefSeq v2.1, whole genome shotgun sequence genome and encodes:
- the LOC123151198 gene encoding pollen receptor-like kinase 1, translated to MAGAPPLPARLLSIAVCLLLLPPAAHPARQLADTDAAADALLKLKDGIKDDAGVLRNWSPGTRPCAGAGSSWAGVICHKGEVTGLQLENMALSGTIDLRPLKGLRGLRSVSFMDNQFTGPMPDVNELPGLRAIFLSGNKFSGEIPADAFDGMSSLKKVALSKNNFSGPIPASLAGVPKLMDLLLDDNKFQGKIPDLPQKELKVVNVANNELEGEIPASLKSMGAAMFAGNKKLCGGLLDQKCAAPPTSLTPAPAKTETPPSSPPPAPAKTETPPSSDKGGAQPSAPAVPAADKTTGPPADKAAQDAAPKEPTEGSMSYGVLVAILGVLALMGFALLALQRRRREYDTENFGPSISKKPSMRKINAEPTKGDSGRMVATAGAPTAATASAAGGGTRKAGEQGRLTFVREDRGRLFELQDLLKATAEVLGGNAGSNLGLCYRATLTGGQSIVVKRFKEMNRVGREEFEEHMRRLGRLSHPNLLPLVAYYYRKEEKLLMHDYVQNKSLAHLLHGEGRGVKKAVVHWAARLKIIKGVASALSYMYDELPMLTVPHGHLKSSNILLDERFEPLMTDYALVPVMNHSHAAQLMVAFKSPERKQFGKSSKKSDVWCLGLLILEILTGRPPSYDLKASAAPEQEQQNPNDLAGLVASTPEEKWLRTVVDPDLRFDDEADKEAAVKLIKIGLACCDGNAESRSELKDAVKGIEELKAKGRGDREDNSFYSSISDGTERDEDFTNVAIH